In Halopseudomonas xinjiangensis, a single genomic region encodes these proteins:
- a CDS encoding response regulator transcription factor, with the protein MGQTYDILIADDHPLFRSALRQALSAGLDATMVLTEAGSISELQGLLDQRSDWDLVLLDLNMPGAYGFSGLVLIRGQYPHIPVVVISALEEAAVFKRARDFGASGFIPKSSSLEGIQQAVREVLEGGVSWPSEADEAGPLSDDEQEISAQLASLTPQQFRVLTMVCDGLLNKQIAYELSVSEATVKAHVTAIFRKLGVRTRTQAALALQHMELARAVH; encoded by the coding sequence ATGGGCCAGACCTATGACATTTTGATCGCGGACGATCATCCGTTGTTTCGCAGCGCTCTGCGCCAGGCCCTGAGCGCCGGGCTGGACGCCACCATGGTGTTGACCGAGGCCGGCAGCATCAGCGAGCTGCAAGGGCTGCTCGATCAGCGCAGCGATTGGGATCTCGTGCTACTGGATCTGAATATGCCGGGTGCTTACGGCTTTTCGGGGCTGGTACTGATCCGCGGACAGTATCCACACATTCCGGTGGTAGTGATTTCAGCCCTGGAAGAGGCCGCGGTTTTCAAGCGGGCCCGCGATTTCGGCGCCAGCGGATTCATTCCCAAGTCCTCATCGCTGGAAGGCATTCAGCAAGCGGTGCGCGAGGTGCTCGAAGGCGGCGTCAGCTGGCCGAGCGAGGCCGACGAAGCAGGCCCGCTCTCGGATGACGAACAGGAAATCAGCGCGCAACTCGCCAGCCTCACGCCGCAGCAGTTCCGCGTACTGACGATGGTCTGCGATGGTCTGCTGAACAAGCAGATCGCCTATGAGCTGAGCGTGTCCGAGGCCACTGTCAAAGCTCACGTGACCGCGATCTTCCGCAAGCTGGGGGTGCGCA